The following coding sequences are from one Musa acuminata AAA Group cultivar baxijiao chromosome BXJ2-4, Cavendish_Baxijiao_AAA, whole genome shotgun sequence window:
- the LOC103978619 gene encoding probable xyloglucan endotransglucosylase/hydrolase protein 8 has product MGLWLPSVVLLLCSAGFLALSSAAPANTSASFSFKENFDIMFAEDHFRTSPDGQIWYLYLDKKTGCGFQTRQRYRFGWFSMKLKLVGGDSAGVVTAYYMCSDLDAAPDRDELDFEFLGNRTGQPYTIQTNVYKSGIGGREMRHTLWFDPTQDFHTYSILWNTHRIVFYVDRVAIRVYKNNGKPNNFFPSGKPMYMFSSIWNADDWATRGGLEKTDWKKAPFVSSYKDFHADGCQWKDPFPACVSTTTEHWWDQYEAWSLTDSQQEDFSWVGRNLVIYDYCKDTERYPKLPAECLL; this is encoded by the exons ATGGGTCTATGGCTTCCCTCGGTGGTCCTTCTTCTCTGCTCCGCCGGCTTCTTGGCTCTTTCCTCTGCAGCTCCGGCGAACACCTCGGCCTCTTTCTCGTTCAAGGAGAACTTCGACATAATGTTCGCGGAGGATCACTTCAGGACATCCCCTGATGGCCAAATCTGGTACCTCTATCTGGACAAGAAGACAG GTTGCGGGTTCCAGACGCGGCAGAGGTACCGATTTGGGTGGTTCAGCATGAAGCTGAAGCTCGTCGGGGGCGACTCCGCCGGGGTCGTGACAGCATACTAC ATGTGCTCCGACCTGGACGCAGCGCCGGATAGGGACGAGCTGGACTTCGAGTTCTTGGGGAACAGAACAGGGCAGCCATACACCATACAGACCAACGTCTACAAGAGCGGAATCGGCGGACGGGAGATGCGGCACACGCTGTGGTTCGATCCCACACAGGACTTCCACACCTACTCCATCCTCTGGAACACCCACCGCATCGT GTTCTACGTGGATAGGGTGGCGATCAGAGTGTACAAGAACAATGGGAAGCCCAACAACTTCTTCCCGAGTGGGAAGCCGATGTACATGTTCTCGAGCATATGGAACGCCGACGACTGGGCGACGAGGGGAGGCCTGGAGAAGACGGACTGGAAGAAGGCGCCGTTCGTGTCGTCGTACAAGGACTTCCACGCCGACGGGTGCCAGTGGAAGGACCCATTCCCGGCCTGCGTCTCCACCACCACCGAGCACTGGTGGGACCAGTACGAGGCGTGGAGCCTCACCGACAGCCAGCAGGAGGACTTCAGCTGGGTGGGGAGGAACCTGGTGATCTACGACTACTGCAAGGACACCGAGAGGTACCCCAAATTGCCGGCGGAGTGCCTCCTGTAG